From Frateuria aurantia DSM 6220, one genomic window encodes:
- a CDS encoding potassium transporter Kup, protein MTDTPAAHDEGSATKQRLGALALGAIGVVYGDIGTSPLYTLREILSGKDMTVVSGTVLGVLSLIFWSLIVVVSLKYVTFIMRADNKGEGGIMALMALAQRSLAGSPRARWILAIIGIFGASLFYGDGVITPAMSVLSAMEGLEVAAPSLVPYVVPISLVILFVLFGMQRHGSAKVGAWFAPIMCIWFLVLAVMGSVQIVRHPEVLAALSPWYGIKFIFVHRQAALFAMGGVVLALTGAEALYSDMGHFGKRPIRLAWFCFVLPSLLLCYFGQGALLIHDPAALKNPFFLMLPASLLLPMVLLATMAAVIASQAVISGAFSMTREAMSLGYSPRMAIVHTSREQSGQIFVPWVNRMLLVLVIVAVLMFKSSGNLGAAYGIAVTGTMTMTTLLALVVARKMWRWSWPLLVLVGILLLAIDLSFFTANALKIAHGGWFPLVLGLGIFTMMTTWRRGRELVMREIKQSGLALAPFITNIAEHPPLRVPGTAIFLTANQNAVPHALLHNLKHNKVLHERNVLLTVEVLESPVAEAEERITITGKGGDFFGIELRFGFAEDPNIPLALTRCARSGLAFDMMDTTFFISRENIVPDVKRPGMVLWRDHLFAFLARNAMSATAFFQIPGNRLIELGALLEI, encoded by the coding sequence GTGACAGATACTCCCGCTGCCCACGACGAAGGCTCCGCCACCAAGCAGCGACTGGGCGCACTCGCCCTGGGCGCGATCGGCGTGGTCTATGGCGACATCGGTACCAGTCCGCTGTACACCTTGCGCGAAATTCTTTCCGGCAAGGACATGACGGTCGTGTCCGGCACCGTGCTGGGGGTGCTGTCGCTTATTTTCTGGTCGCTCATCGTGGTGGTGTCGTTGAAATACGTCACTTTCATCATGCGTGCCGACAACAAGGGCGAAGGCGGCATCATGGCCTTGATGGCCCTGGCCCAGCGATCGCTGGCGGGTTCGCCGAGAGCGCGCTGGATCCTGGCCATCATCGGCATCTTCGGCGCCTCGCTGTTCTACGGTGACGGTGTGATCACACCGGCCATGTCGGTGCTTTCGGCAATGGAAGGCCTGGAAGTCGCTGCGCCCTCCCTGGTGCCCTACGTGGTACCGATATCGCTGGTCATCCTGTTTGTCCTGTTCGGCATGCAGCGCCACGGGTCGGCCAAGGTCGGTGCCTGGTTCGCGCCCATCATGTGCATCTGGTTCCTGGTGCTGGCCGTGATGGGCAGCGTGCAGATCGTCCGCCATCCCGAGGTGCTGGCCGCCCTCAGTCCCTGGTACGGCATCAAGTTCATCTTTGTCCATCGCCAGGCGGCCCTGTTCGCCATGGGCGGCGTGGTGCTGGCGCTGACGGGGGCCGAAGCCTTGTATTCGGACATGGGCCACTTCGGCAAGCGGCCGATCCGGCTGGCTTGGTTCTGCTTCGTGCTGCCCTCCCTGCTGCTGTGCTACTTCGGTCAGGGCGCGCTGCTGATCCATGATCCGGCCGCGCTGAAGAACCCCTTCTTCCTGATGCTGCCGGCCTCCTTGCTGCTGCCGATGGTGCTCCTGGCGACGATGGCGGCGGTGATCGCCTCGCAGGCGGTGATCTCGGGCGCCTTCTCGATGACGCGGGAGGCGATGTCGCTGGGCTATTCTCCGCGGATGGCGATTGTCCACACCTCTCGCGAGCAGTCCGGCCAGATCTTTGTGCCCTGGGTCAACCGCATGCTGCTGGTGCTGGTGATCGTGGCGGTGCTGATGTTCAAGAGCTCGGGCAATCTGGGTGCGGCCTACGGCATTGCCGTGACCGGCACCATGACCATGACCACCTTGCTGGCGCTGGTGGTGGCCCGCAAGATGTGGCGCTGGAGCTGGCCGCTGCTGGTGCTGGTCGGCATCCTGCTGCTGGCCATCGATCTGTCCTTCTTCACTGCCAATGCGCTGAAGATCGCCCATGGTGGCTGGTTCCCTCTGGTTCTGGGACTGGGCATCTTCACGATGATGACGACCTGGCGCCGCGGTCGCGAGCTGGTGATGCGCGAGATCAAGCAGTCCGGCCTGGCGCTGGCGCCGTTCATCACCAATATCGCCGAACATCCGCCGCTGCGGGTGCCCGGTACCGCGATCTTCCTGACCGCCAACCAGAATGCGGTGCCGCACGCCTTGCTGCACAATCTCAAGCACAACAAGGTTCTGCACGAGCGCAATGTGCTGCTGACGGTGGAGGTCCTGGAGTCGCCGGTGGCGGAGGCCGAGGAGCGCATCACCATCACCGGCAAGGGCGGCGATTTCTTCGGCATCGAGCTGCGCTTCGGTTTCGCCGAAGATCCGAACATTCCGCTGGCCCTGACCCGTTGCGCCCGCAGCGGCCTGGCCTTCGACATGATGGACACCACCTTCTTCATCTCGCGAGAAAACATCGTGCCCGACGTCAAGCGTCCCGGCATGGTGTTGTGGCGTGACCATCTGTTCGCCTTCCTGGCCCGCAACGCGATGTCGGCGACCGCCTTCTTCCAGATTCCGGGCAATCGTCTGATCGAGCTGGGCGCGCTGCTGGAAATCTGA
- the ruvA gene encoding Holliday junction branch migration protein RuvA, with the protein MIGRLRGILISRQPPWLLVEVGGGVGYQLEAPMSTIYDLPGLGQEVILLTHYAVKEDSVALYGFLRESERSLFRQLQKVSGIGAKIALAVLSAINTADFARLVQLGDVTALTKIPGVGKKTAERMVVELRDKLDGPLSGAPLAGVPGTAAAALNPVDEAAAALQQLGYKPPEALRLIQKVAAEGDDVESIIRKALRAALGN; encoded by the coding sequence ATGATCGGCCGTTTGCGAGGTATCTTGATTTCCCGGCAGCCGCCCTGGCTGCTGGTGGAGGTCGGTGGCGGCGTCGGCTATCAGCTGGAAGCGCCGATGTCGACGATCTACGATCTGCCGGGCCTTGGTCAGGAAGTGATCCTGCTGACCCATTACGCGGTCAAGGAAGATTCGGTGGCCTTGTACGGATTTCTGCGTGAATCCGAGCGCAGCCTGTTCCGGCAGCTGCAGAAGGTCAGCGGCATCGGTGCCAAGATCGCTCTGGCGGTGCTTTCCGCGATCAATACCGCGGATTTCGCCCGCCTGGTCCAGCTGGGCGATGTCACCGCCCTCACCAAGATTCCCGGCGTGGGCAAGAAAACCGCCGAGCGCATGGTGGTGGAGTTGCGGGACAAGCTGGATGGCCCCTTGTCGGGAGCGCCGCTGGCAGGCGTGCCCGGAACGGCCGCAGCGGCGCTGAACCCGGTCGACGAGGCCGCCGCCGCCCTGCAGCAGCTGGGCTACAAACCGCCTGAAGCGCTGCGCCTGATCCAGAAGGTGGCCGCCGAAGGCGATGACGTCGAATCCATTATCCGCAAGGCGCTGCGCGCCGCTCTGGGGAATTGA
- the ruvC gene encoding crossover junction endodeoxyribonuclease RuvC, which translates to MSRVIGIDPGSQRTGVGIIDVAADGALRHVFHAAINVTAEASFPARLKRIFDELCAIMATYAPEACAVERVFMARNPDSALKLGQARGAAICAVASQGVSMHEYAATEVKQSVVGSGRADKSQVQHMVGALLQLPGPLQADAADALAIAITHAHAGSSMLRLGIPRTAWRRRR; encoded by the coding sequence ATGAGTCGCGTGATCGGCATTGATCCGGGGAGCCAGCGCACCGGCGTGGGCATTATCGACGTGGCAGCCGACGGCGCCTTGCGGCATGTGTTCCATGCGGCCATCAACGTCACCGCCGAGGCCAGCTTTCCTGCGCGGCTGAAGCGTATTTTTGACGAGCTGTGTGCCATCATGGCCACCTATGCGCCGGAGGCGTGCGCCGTGGAGCGGGTCTTCATGGCCCGCAATCCGGATTCGGCACTGAAGCTCGGTCAGGCGCGCGGTGCGGCGATCTGCGCCGTCGCCAGTCAAGGGGTATCCATGCACGAATATGCGGCCACCGAGGTCAAGCAGTCCGTGGTCGGCAGCGGCCGTGCGGACAAGAGCCAGGTCCAGCACATGGTCGGCGCCCTGCTGCAGTTGCCGGGGCCGCTGCAGGCCGATGCCGCCGATGCGCTGGCCATCGCGATCACCCATGCCCATGCCGGCAGCAGCATGCTGCGGCTCGGGATTCCCCGTACGGCCTGGAGGCGTCGGCGATGA
- a CDS encoding YebC/PmpR family DNA-binding transcriptional regulator, protein MGRGPSIEGRKNAEDAKRAKVFTKLIREITVATRAGVPDPALNPRLRTAVDKALTANMTKDTIERAIKRGSGADGGAEMHEIRYEGYGPGGIALIIDCFTDNPVRTVADVRFALSKHGGNLGTSGSVAFQFARVGELVFATGGDEAQEEQVLEAALEAGADDVVNESGQSVVLTAPDQFPRVQEALQAAGLTPVSADVVMRPENRSAVPEEVLESFLDMLDRLEDLDDVQDIYHNAILPADSPE, encoded by the coding sequence ATGGGTAGAGGTCCCTCCATCGAAGGTCGCAAGAATGCCGAGGATGCCAAGCGCGCAAAGGTGTTCACCAAGCTGATCCGCGAAATCACGGTGGCGACGCGCGCAGGGGTCCCCGATCCGGCGCTGAATCCGCGGTTGCGTACCGCCGTCGACAAGGCGCTGACGGCGAACATGACCAAGGATACGATCGAGCGGGCGATCAAGCGCGGCTCGGGTGCCGACGGCGGTGCCGAAATGCACGAGATCCGGTACGAGGGCTACGGTCCAGGCGGTATCGCGCTGATCATCGACTGTTTCACCGACAATCCGGTCCGTACCGTGGCCGATGTGCGCTTTGCGCTGTCCAAGCACGGCGGCAATCTGGGCACCTCCGGCTCGGTGGCCTTCCAGTTCGCCCGCGTCGGCGAGCTGGTGTTTGCCACCGGTGGCGATGAGGCGCAGGAAGAACAGGTGCTGGAAGCGGCGCTGGAGGCCGGCGCCGATGACGTGGTCAACGAGAGCGGCCAGAGCGTGGTGCTGACCGCGCCGGACCAGTTCCCCAGGGTCCAGGAAGCCCTGCAGGCCGCCGGGCTGACGCCGGTCAGTGCCGATGTGGTGATGCGCCCGGAAAACCGTTCGGCGGTACCGGAAGAGGTACTTGAATCCTTCCTGGACATGCTGGACCGTCTGGAAGATCTGGACGATGTCCAGGATATTTACCACAACGCGATCTTGCCGGCCGATTCGCCGGAGTAA
- a CDS encoding alpha/beta fold hydrolase, with product MPERVVLLHGLWMRGFAMGLLQHRLAEADFMVERFDYLSVGESGPKALIERLRQRLMPSEEAEVVHIVGHSLGGLLALRACENDAGLAPGRIVCMGSPLLGSAAARGFAQLGGEALLGPYHGLLEQGFESWTGPRELGVIAGRMRLGLGAVVGQLQGEHDGSVAIAETLLPGLTAHCVVEASHTGLIMSADAARQAIQFLRHGQFLGEEPG from the coding sequence ATGCCCGAACGAGTGGTATTGCTGCATGGTCTGTGGATGCGTGGTTTTGCGATGGGCTTGCTGCAGCATCGCCTGGCCGAAGCCGACTTCATGGTGGAGCGTTTCGATTACCTCAGTGTCGGCGAGTCGGGGCCGAAAGCCCTGATCGAGCGGTTGCGGCAGCGTCTGATGCCTTCGGAAGAAGCCGAGGTCGTGCATATCGTCGGACACAGTCTGGGCGGTCTGCTGGCCTTGCGGGCCTGCGAGAACGATGCCGGTCTGGCGCCCGGCCGGATTGTCTGCATGGGCTCTCCGCTGTTGGGCAGCGCGGCTGCACGCGGATTCGCCCAGCTCGGTGGCGAGGCACTGCTTGGGCCTTATCACGGTCTGCTGGAGCAGGGCTTCGAGTCCTGGACGGGACCGCGTGAGCTGGGCGTGATCGCTGGGCGGATGCGCCTGGGGCTGGGGGCGGTGGTCGGCCAGTTGCAGGGCGAGCACGATGGCAGCGTGGCGATTGCCGAGACCCTCCTGCCGGGACTGACCGCCCATTGCGTGGTCGAGGCTTCGCATACCGGCCTGATCATGTCGGCTGATGCGGCCAGGCAGGCCATCCAGTTTTTGCGGCATGGCCAGTTTCTGGGCGAAGAGCCGGGCTGA
- the aspS gene encoding aspartate--tRNA ligase, with product MRTHFCGLIDESLQDQVVTLCGWVNTIRLQSHVAFVDLRDHEGVVQLVVEREHAEAFEVANTLGNEFCIQVSGTVRARLAANDKLKTGAVEILVDTIKVLNEARDLPFAMHENPNEDLRMTYRYLDLRRPEMQRMMRTRTKLVRTLRRYLDDRGFQDIETPILTKATPEGARDYLVPSRVHEGQFYALPQSPQLFKQILMVAGFDRYYQIARCFRDEDLRADRQPEFTQLDMEFAFVEEAEVQSFVEVMIRDVLAEVGGVELANPFPRMTWAEAMRRFGSDKPDLRNPLELVDIAEHVAHLEFQVLAGPAKDPQGRVAALRVPGAARLSRKELDQAAEFVARYGAKGLAWLKLDDPAAGLAGVTSPIAKFLDEAALAAIVAATGAQAGDAIFFGAGTWSKVTDYMGALRLKMGKDFGLVENSWKPLWVTDFPMFEYDAEAGRYMALHHPFTAPKIDDVAQLLADPVHAVSRGYDMVLNGNEIGGGSIRIHHPDMQSAVFGLLGIGAEEAEAKFGFLLKALKFGAPPHGGLAFGIDRVAALLAGTESIRDVIAFPKTTSAQDLMTDAPSPVAVEQLDELHVAVKPGV from the coding sequence ATGCGTACGCACTTTTGCGGCTTGATCGATGAGTCGCTGCAGGATCAGGTCGTCACCCTGTGTGGCTGGGTCAACACCATTCGGCTGCAGAGTCATGTCGCCTTTGTCGATCTGCGTGATCATGAGGGCGTGGTCCAGCTGGTGGTCGAGCGCGAGCATGCCGAGGCCTTCGAGGTTGCCAATACTCTGGGCAACGAGTTCTGCATCCAGGTCAGCGGCACTGTCCGCGCCCGCCTGGCCGCCAATGACAAGCTGAAAACCGGTGCGGTCGAGATCCTGGTCGATACGATCAAGGTGCTGAACGAGGCCCGCGACCTGCCCTTCGCGATGCATGAAAATCCGAACGAAGATCTGCGGATGACTTACCGTTATCTGGATCTGCGCCGTCCCGAGATGCAGAGGATGATGCGTACCCGCACCAAGCTGGTGCGTACTCTGCGCCGTTATCTGGATGACCGGGGCTTTCAGGACATCGAAACCCCGATCCTGACCAAGGCCACGCCGGAAGGGGCGCGCGATTATCTGGTGCCCAGTCGCGTCCACGAAGGGCAGTTCTATGCCTTGCCGCAGTCGCCGCAGCTGTTCAAGCAGATTCTGATGGTGGCCGGTTTCGACCGCTACTACCAGATTGCCCGCTGCTTCCGTGATGAAGATCTGCGTGCCGATCGCCAGCCGGAGTTCACCCAGCTGGACATGGAGTTTGCCTTTGTCGAAGAGGCCGAAGTGCAGAGCTTCGTCGAAGTCATGATTCGCGACGTGCTGGCCGAGGTCGGCGGCGTCGAGCTGGCCAATCCCTTTCCGCGGATGACCTGGGCCGAGGCCATGCGCCGTTTCGGTTCGGACAAGCCTGATCTGCGCAATCCGCTGGAGCTGGTGGATATTGCCGAGCATGTCGCGCATCTGGAATTCCAGGTGCTGGCCGGTCCGGCCAAGGATCCGCAGGGGCGCGTCGCCGCGCTGCGGGTGCCCGGCGCCGCCCGGCTCAGCCGCAAGGAGCTGGATCAGGCCGCCGAGTTTGTGGCCCGTTATGGCGCCAAGGGCCTGGCCTGGCTGAAGCTGGATGACCCGGCCGCGGGTCTGGCCGGCGTCACCTCGCCGATCGCCAAGTTCCTGGACGAGGCCGCCCTGGCCGCGATCGTGGCAGCCACCGGTGCCCAGGCGGGGGATGCGATCTTCTTCGGTGCCGGTACCTGGTCCAAGGTCACCGACTACATGGGTGCCCTGCGCCTGAAGATGGGCAAGGACTTCGGTCTGGTCGAAAACAGCTGGAAGCCGCTGTGGGTCACCGACTTTCCGATGTTTGAATATGATGCCGAGGCAGGGCGCTATATGGCGCTGCATCACCCGTTCACCGCGCCCAAGATCGATGACGTGGCCCAGCTGCTGGCCGACCCGGTCCATGCGGTCAGTCGCGGCTACGACATGGTGCTCAACGGCAACGAGATCGGCGGTGGCTCGATCCGTATCCATCATCCCGACATGCAGTCGGCGGTCTTCGGGCTGCTGGGCATCGGGGCCGAAGAGGCCGAGGCCAAGTTCGGTTTTCTGCTGAAGGCCTTGAAGTTCGGCGCGCCTCCGCATGGCGGCCTGGCTTTCGGCATCGACCGGGTCGCGGCCTTGCTGGCCGGTACTGAGTCGATCCGCGATGTGATCGCCTTCCCGAAAACCACCAGCGCCCAGGATCTGATGACCGATGCCCCCTCGCCGGTGGCGGTCGAGCAGCTCGACGAGTTGCATGTAGCGGTCAAGCCCGGCGTCTGA
- a CDS encoding FmdB family zinc ribbon protein yields MPIYEFECRQCGYRYEKLQKLSDADPVSCPQCGAEAIHRCVSAPSFRLAGSGWYETDFKKDGEKKQHLAGDAGAPKSVGAGDAGASSAATPAPAAAPAAS; encoded by the coding sequence ATGCCTATTTATGAATTTGAGTGCCGTCAGTGCGGCTATCGTTACGAAAAGCTGCAGAAACTGTCGGATGCCGATCCAGTGAGCTGTCCGCAATGCGGTGCCGAGGCGATCCATCGCTGTGTCAGTGCGCCGAGTTTCCGCCTGGCCGGTTCGGGCTGGTACGAGACCGACTTCAAGAAGGACGGCGAGAAAAAGCAGCATCTGGCAGGCGATGCCGGTGCGCCCAAATCGGTCGGCGCCGGGGATGCCGGCGCTTCCTCGGCGGCAACGCCGGCGCCCGCCGCCGCTCCGGCCGCGAGCTGA
- a CDS encoding TonB-dependent receptor plug domain-containing protein, with protein MQHTKPQRLAVLSAAISLVLASPWASAQSQADTDAPASAAKPAGNKQLQTVVVTGTRTSNRTEAESLSPVDVLTPKDLNATGSTDLAGALNALLPSLDFPRPAINDGNDAIRPATLRGMSPDDVLVLVDGKRYHTTAMVNYNSSVGRGSSPVDLNSIPMSAIDHIEVLRDGAAAQYGSAAIAGVINVILKHGAAKGNNSITASGGIMDAGDGAQNGVQGSMGIDLGGHGSQAKGWARVAWNYQSAMNTNRAENTDILTTHPGAANASGVPYQRYGDPASKTYQMLINFGYSLTRNIELYGYINASRRNVVSNGYYRPWNDSARNVQSIYPNGFLPQIVNHTNDYEGVLGIRGHNNGWNWDFSGNYGENYVNYDIQNTINTSLYHSTGYSPTYFNAGAFRNRQGLLNLDMSHDYDWGLASPVTLAFGGEYRKEQYTINPGEADSYYFNANTINPATGTPYPGGSQVFPGLSPSVAGNWSRHSQAVYADLEADVTDKLSAGVAGRYEHYSDAGATRSGKVSARYQFTDSFALRGTVSNGFRAPSLAQQNYESVVTLIQNGQLAQIGTFRPSNPVAIALGAKPLKPEKSANYSFGGVWQPTNNFSASLDLYQIRVWDQILYSDQLTVTPTVDNPVSGAQFFVNGATTRTRGADLVANYRFDFSNWGTLNLTGSANYNQVHIIKISTPAFGRASQGLLTNATPHTKYVLTGDWQLSHFNLHANLTRYGTVTRMGDLPPVGTSYAELADQQFAARWLLDLSASYTVAAWTFTVGADNLTNQYPSKVSLQASGAGGYEDRADGLQYSSLSPFGFDGRYWYGKVTFRF; from the coding sequence ATGCAGCACACCAAACCGCAACGGCTTGCCGTTCTGTCGGCGGCGATCAGCTTGGTGCTGGCCAGCCCATGGGCCAGTGCCCAAAGCCAGGCCGACACCGACGCGCCAGCCTCGGCCGCCAAGCCGGCCGGCAACAAGCAACTGCAGACCGTGGTCGTCACCGGCACCCGTACCAGCAACCGTACCGAAGCCGAATCGCTGTCACCGGTGGATGTCTTGACGCCCAAAGATCTCAATGCGACCGGCAGCACCGATCTTGCCGGCGCCTTGAATGCCCTGCTGCCGTCACTGGATTTTCCGCGACCGGCCATCAACGACGGCAATGACGCAATCCGCCCGGCGACACTTCGTGGCATGTCGCCAGACGATGTGCTTGTACTGGTGGACGGCAAGCGTTACCACACCACCGCGATGGTCAACTACAACTCTTCGGTGGGGCGTGGCTCGTCACCGGTGGACCTGAACTCGATACCCATGTCGGCAATCGACCACATCGAGGTCCTGCGCGACGGTGCCGCGGCACAGTACGGATCGGCCGCCATTGCCGGCGTGATCAATGTCATCCTCAAGCATGGCGCCGCCAAGGGCAACAACAGCATCACCGCCAGCGGCGGTATCATGGATGCCGGTGACGGGGCCCAGAACGGCGTGCAGGGATCGATGGGGATCGATCTGGGCGGCCATGGCTCCCAGGCCAAGGGCTGGGCTCGCGTGGCCTGGAACTACCAGAGCGCGATGAACACCAACCGCGCCGAGAACACCGACATTCTGACCACCCACCCGGGTGCTGCCAATGCGTCGGGCGTACCCTATCAGCGTTATGGCGATCCAGCGTCCAAGACCTACCAGATGCTGATCAACTTCGGCTACAGCCTCACCCGCAATATCGAACTGTACGGCTATATCAATGCCAGCCGTCGCAATGTGGTGTCCAACGGCTATTACCGCCCCTGGAACGACAGCGCCCGCAATGTGCAGTCGATCTATCCGAACGGATTTCTGCCGCAGATCGTCAACCACACCAATGATTATGAGGGCGTGCTGGGCATTCGCGGCCACAACAATGGCTGGAACTGGGATTTCTCGGGCAATTACGGTGAAAACTACGTCAATTACGATATCCAGAACACCATCAATACCAGTCTCTATCATTCCACCGGTTATTCACCGACGTATTTCAATGCCGGCGCCTTCCGCAACCGCCAGGGCCTGCTGAATCTCGATATGAGCCATGATTATGACTGGGGCCTGGCCAGTCCGGTGACGCTGGCGTTCGGTGGCGAATATCGCAAAGAGCAATACACCATCAACCCTGGCGAGGCCGATTCGTATTATTTCAATGCAAATACCATCAACCCGGCCACGGGCACGCCCTATCCCGGCGGCTCGCAGGTATTCCCCGGTCTGTCGCCTTCGGTGGCCGGCAATTGGTCCCGTCACAGCCAGGCGGTCTATGCCGATCTGGAAGCCGACGTGACCGACAAACTTTCGGCCGGCGTGGCCGGCCGCTACGAGCATTATTCCGATGCCGGCGCGACGCGCTCGGGCAAGGTTTCGGCGCGCTACCAGTTCACCGACAGCTTCGCCCTGCGCGGTACGGTATCCAACGGTTTTCGCGCGCCCTCCCTGGCCCAGCAGAACTACGAATCGGTGGTGACCCTGATCCAGAACGGCCAGCTGGCGCAGATCGGCACCTTCAGGCCCAGCAATCCAGTCGCGATCGCCCTCGGCGCCAAGCCCCTGAAACCCGAGAAATCCGCCAACTACAGCTTCGGCGGCGTCTGGCAGCCCACCAACAACTTCAGCGCCTCGCTGGACCTGTACCAAATCCGGGTCTGGGACCAGATCCTGTACTCCGACCAGCTGACCGTGACGCCCACCGTGGACAACCCGGTGTCGGGGGCCCAGTTCTTCGTCAATGGCGCCACCACCCGCACCCGCGGCGCCGATCTGGTGGCCAACTATCGCTTTGATTTCAGCAACTGGGGCACGCTGAACCTGACCGGCAGTGCCAACTACAATCAGGTCCACATCATCAAGATCAGCACTCCGGCCTTCGGCCGGGCCAGCCAGGGGCTGTTGACCAATGCCACCCCGCATACCAAGTACGTGTTGACCGGCGACTGGCAGCTCAGCCACTTCAACCTGCATGCCAATCTGACACGCTACGGCACCGTGACCCGGATGGGCGATCTTCCTCCGGTCGGCACAAGCTATGCCGAGCTGGCCGATCAGCAGTTTGCAGCTCGCTGGCTGCTGGACCTGTCCGCCAGCTACACGGTGGCGGCATGGACTTTCACCGTCGGTGCCGACAACCTGACCAACCAGTATCCCAGCAAGGTCAGTCTGCAAGCCTCGGGCGCCGGAGGCTACGAAGACCGCGCCGACGGCCTGCAATATTCGTCGTTGTCGCCCTTCGGCTTCGACGGCCGCTACTGGTATGGCAAGGTGACGTTCCGATTCTGA
- a CDS encoding pyridoxal phosphate-dependent aminotransferase translates to MDSASRRAFLRVSGVAAGVAAMGMDLFSERELAMAAMPTEIFSGTAMPPADAVLINFNENPLGPSAAARKAAIALLPQSGRYLFPQQLHLAELFASQHHLPADHVEVYPGSGVALDALTLAFTSPSAPLVVADPSYEQPFQMAGKHQVPVHKVPLRPDFSHDVKAMAAAAPNAGLIYVCNPNNPTGTVTSRSDIEWLLANKPKSAIVLVDEAYIHFSDAPSVLDLVAQGKDVVVLRTFSKLYGMAGMRVGAVAARPDLLAHIQALRTGGGAALPVMSVAAAIASLNDPRLVPTRKKINATIRDENIAWLRKEGYACTPSQGNCFMLDVKRPGHEVAMQMASRHVFVGRSWPIWPNQLRISVGTASEMSRFRKAFSEAMAGKLTALAAAPVPAGLASWQSLA, encoded by the coding sequence ATGGACTCAGCATCAAGGCGCGCATTCCTGCGCGTGTCGGGCGTGGCCGCGGGTGTCGCGGCCATGGGGATGGATCTTTTCAGTGAACGCGAGCTGGCCATGGCCGCGATGCCGACCGAGATATTCTCGGGCACGGCCATGCCGCCGGCCGATGCCGTGCTGATCAATTTCAATGAGAATCCGCTGGGGCCCTCGGCGGCGGCCCGCAAGGCCGCGATCGCGCTGCTGCCGCAGTCGGGTCGCTACCTTTTTCCGCAGCAACTGCATCTGGCCGAGCTGTTTGCCAGCCAGCATCATCTGCCAGCCGACCATGTCGAAGTCTATCCGGGTTCGGGCGTGGCGCTGGATGCCTTGACGCTGGCCTTCACTTCGCCGTCGGCGCCGCTGGTAGTGGCCGATCCCAGCTATGAACAGCCTTTCCAGATGGCCGGCAAGCACCAGGTGCCGGTGCACAAGGTACCTTTGCGGCCTGATTTTTCGCATGATGTGAAGGCGATGGCCGCCGCCGCGCCCAATGCCGGACTCATCTATGTCTGCAATCCGAACAATCCCACCGGTACGGTGACCAGTCGGTCGGATATCGAATGGCTGCTGGCCAACAAGCCGAAGAGTGCCATCGTGCTGGTCGACGAGGCCTATATCCATTTTTCGGATGCCCCTTCGGTGCTGGATCTGGTCGCGCAAGGCAAGGATGTGGTCGTGTTGCGGACCTTCTCCAAGCTTTACGGCATGGCCGGCATGCGGGTGGGCGCCGTCGCTGCACGCCCTGATCTGCTGGCCCATATCCAGGCCTTGCGTACCGGCGGCGGTGCGGCCTTGCCGGTGATGAGCGTGGCCGCGGCGATTGCCAGCTTGAACGATCCCAGGCTGGTACCGACCCGCAAGAAGATCAATGCCACTATCCGCGACGAAAACATTGCCTGGCTGCGCAAGGAAGGCTATGCCTGCACGCCGTCACAAGGCAACTGCTTTATGCTGGATGTGAAACGTCCCGGGCATGAGGTGGCGATGCAGATGGCCAGCCGGCATGTCTTCGTGGGGCGAAGCTGGCCGATCTGGCCAAATCAGCTGCGCATCAGCGTAGGCACTGCATCGGAGATGTCGCGTTTCCGCAAGGCCTTCAGCGAGGCGATGGCCGGCAAGCTGACAGCGCTGGCCGCTGCGCCGGTACCGGCCGGGCTGGCCAGCTGGCAGTCGTTGGCCTGA